From Pan troglodytes isolate AG18354 chromosome 9, NHGRI_mPanTro3-v2.0_pri, whole genome shotgun sequence, the proteins below share one genomic window:
- the MCAM gene encoding cell surface glycoprotein MUC18 isoform X1, protein MGLPRLVCAFLLAACCCCPRVAGVPGEAEQPAPELVEVEVGSTALLKCGLSQSQGNLSHVDWFSVHKEKRTLIFRVRQGQGQSEPGEYEQRLSLQDRGATLALTQVTPQDERIFLCQGKRPRSQEYRIQLRVYKAPEEPNIQVNPLGIPVNSKEPEEVATCVGRNGYPIPQVIWYKNGRPLKEEKNRVHIQSSQTVESSGLYTLQSILKAQLVKEDKDAQFYCELNYRLPSGNHMKESREVTVPVFYPTEKVWLEVEPVGMLKEGDRVEIRCLADGNPPPHFSISKQNPSTREAEEETTNDNGVLVLEPARKEHSGRYECQGLDLDTMISLLSEPQELLVNYVSDVRVSPAAPEREEGGSLTLTCEAESSQDLEFQWLREETGQVLERGPVLQLHDLKREAGGGYRCVASVPSIPGLNRTQLVNVAIFGPPWMAFKERKVRVKENMVLNLSCEASGHPRPTISWNVNGTASEQDQDPQRVLSTLNVLVTPELLETGVECTASNDLGKNTSVLFLELVNLTTLTPDSNTTTGLSTSTASPHTRANSTSTERKLPEPESRGVVIVAVIVCILVLAVLGAVLYFLYKKGKLPCRRSGKQEITLPPSRKSEFVVEVKSDKLPEEMGLLQGSSGDKRAPGDQGEKYIDLRH, encoded by the exons ATGgggcttcccaggctggtctgcgcCTTCTTGCTCGCCGCCTGCTGCTGCTGTCCTCGCGTCGCGG GTGTGCCCGGAGAGGCTGAGCAGCCTGCGCCTGAGCTGGTGGAGGTGGAAGTGGGCAGCACAGCCCTTCTGAAGTGCGGCCTCTCCCAGTCCCAAGGCAACCTCAGCCATGTCGACTGGTTTTCT GTCCACAAGGAGAAGCGGACGCTCATCTTCCGTGTgcgccagggccagggccagagcGAACCTGGGGAGTACGAGCAGCGGCTCAGCCTCCAGGACAGAGGGGCTACTCTGGCCCTGACTCAAGTCACCCCCCAAGACGAGCGCATCTTCTTGTGCCAGGGCAAGCGCCCTCGGTCCCAGGAGTACCGCATCCAGCTCCGCGTCTACA AAGCTCCGGAGGAGCCAAACATCCAGGTCAACCCCCTGGGCATCCCTGTGAACAGTAAGGAGCCTGAGGAG GTCGCTACCTGTGTAGGGAGGAACGGGTACCCCATTCCTCAAGTCATCTGGTACAAGAATGGCCGGCCTCTGAAGGAGGAGAAGAACC GGGTCCACATTCAGTCGTCCCAGACTGTGGAGTCGAGTGGTTTGTACACCTTGCAGAGTATTCTGAAGGCACAGCTGGTTAaagaagacaaagatgcccagTTTTACTGTGAGCTCAACTACCGGCTGCCCAGTGGGAACCACATGAAGGAGTCCAGGGAAGTCACCGTCCCTGTTTTCT ACCCGACAGAGAAAGTGTGGTTGGAAGTGGAGCCCGTGGGAATGCTGAAGGAAGGGGACCGCGTGGAAATCAGGTGTTTGGCTGATGGCAACCCTCCACCACACTTCAGCATCAGCAAGCAG AACCCCAgcaccagggaggcagaggaagagacaACCAACGACAACGGGGTCCTGGTGCTGGAGCCTGCCCGGAAGGAACACAGTGGGCGCTATGAATGTCAGGGCCTGGACTTGGACACCATGATATCGCTGCTGAGTGAACCACAGGAACTACTGGTGAACT ATGTGTCTGACGTCCGAGTGAGTCCCGCAGCCCCTGAGAGAGAGGAAGGCGGCAGCCTCACCCTGACCTGTGAGGCAGAGAGTAGCCAGGACCTCGAGTTCCAGTGGCTGAGAGAAGAG ACAGGCCAGGTGCTGGAAAGGGGGCCTGTGCTTCAGTTGCATGACCTGAAACGGGAGGCAGGAGGCGGCTATCGCTGCGTGGCATCTGTGCCCAGCATACCCGGCCTGAACCGCACACAGCTGGTCAACGTGGCCATTTTTG GCCCCCCTTGGATGGCATTCAAGGAGAGGAAGGTGCGGGTGAAAGAGAATATGGTGTTGAATCTGTCTTGTGAAGCGTCAGGGCACCCCCGGCCCACCATCTCCTGGAACGTCAACGGCACG GCAAGTGAACAAGACCAAGATCCACAGCGAGTCCTGAGCACCCTGAATGTCCTCGTGACCCCGGAGCTGTTGGAGACAGGTGTTGAATGCACGGCCTCCAACGACCTGGGCAAAAACACTAGCGTCCTCTTCCTGGAGCTGG tCAATTTAACCACCCTCACACCAGACTCCAACACAACCACTGGCCTCAGCACTTCCACTGCCAGTCCTCATACCAGAGCCAACAGCACCTCCACAG AGAGAAAGCTGCCGGAGCCGGAGAGCCGGGGCGTGGTCATCGTGGCTGTGATTGTGTGCATCCTGGTCCTGGCGGTGCTGGGCGCTGTCCTCTATTTCCTCTATAAGAAGGGCAAGCTGCCGTGCAGGCGCTCAGGCAAGCAGGAGAT cacgCTGCCCCCGTCTCGTAAGAGCGAATTTGTAGTTGAAGTTAAGTCAGATAAGCTCCCAGAAGAGATGGGCCTCCTGCAGGGCAGCAGCGGTGACAAGAGGGCTCCGGGAGACCAG GGAGAGAAATACATCGATCTGAGGCATTAG
- the MCAM gene encoding cell surface glycoprotein MUC18 isoform X3: MGLPRLVCAFLLAACCCCPRVAGVPGEAEQPAPELVEVEVGSTALLKCGLSQSQGNLSHVDWFSVHKEKRTLIFRVRQGQGQSEPGEYEQRLSLQDRGATLALTQVTPQDERIFLCQGKRPRSQEYRIQLRVYKAPEEPNIQVNPLGIPVNSKEPEEVATCVGRNGYPIPQVIWYKNGRPLKEEKNRVHIQSSQTVESSGLYTLQSILKAQLVKEDKDAQFYCELNYRLPSGNHMKESREVTVPVFYPTEKVWLEVEPVGMLKEGDRVEIRCLADGNPPPHFSISKQNPSTREAEEETTNDNGVLVLEPARKEHSGRYECQGLDLDTMISLLSEPQELLVNYVSDVRVSPAAPEREEGGSLTLTCEAESSQDLEFQWLREETGQVLERGPVLQLHDLKREAGGGYRCVASVPSIPGLNRTQLVNVAIFGPPWMAFKERKVRVKENMVLNLSCEASGHPRPTISWNVNGTASEQDQDPQRVLSTLNVLVTPELLETGVECTASNDLGKNTSVLFLELVNLTTLTPDSNTTTGLSTSTASPHTRANSTSTERKLPEPESRGVVIVAVIVCILVLAVLGAVLYFLYKKGKLPCRRSGKQEMERNTSI; encoded by the exons ATGgggcttcccaggctggtctgcgcCTTCTTGCTCGCCGCCTGCTGCTGCTGTCCTCGCGTCGCGG GTGTGCCCGGAGAGGCTGAGCAGCCTGCGCCTGAGCTGGTGGAGGTGGAAGTGGGCAGCACAGCCCTTCTGAAGTGCGGCCTCTCCCAGTCCCAAGGCAACCTCAGCCATGTCGACTGGTTTTCT GTCCACAAGGAGAAGCGGACGCTCATCTTCCGTGTgcgccagggccagggccagagcGAACCTGGGGAGTACGAGCAGCGGCTCAGCCTCCAGGACAGAGGGGCTACTCTGGCCCTGACTCAAGTCACCCCCCAAGACGAGCGCATCTTCTTGTGCCAGGGCAAGCGCCCTCGGTCCCAGGAGTACCGCATCCAGCTCCGCGTCTACA AAGCTCCGGAGGAGCCAAACATCCAGGTCAACCCCCTGGGCATCCCTGTGAACAGTAAGGAGCCTGAGGAG GTCGCTACCTGTGTAGGGAGGAACGGGTACCCCATTCCTCAAGTCATCTGGTACAAGAATGGCCGGCCTCTGAAGGAGGAGAAGAACC GGGTCCACATTCAGTCGTCCCAGACTGTGGAGTCGAGTGGTTTGTACACCTTGCAGAGTATTCTGAAGGCACAGCTGGTTAaagaagacaaagatgcccagTTTTACTGTGAGCTCAACTACCGGCTGCCCAGTGGGAACCACATGAAGGAGTCCAGGGAAGTCACCGTCCCTGTTTTCT ACCCGACAGAGAAAGTGTGGTTGGAAGTGGAGCCCGTGGGAATGCTGAAGGAAGGGGACCGCGTGGAAATCAGGTGTTTGGCTGATGGCAACCCTCCACCACACTTCAGCATCAGCAAGCAG AACCCCAgcaccagggaggcagaggaagagacaACCAACGACAACGGGGTCCTGGTGCTGGAGCCTGCCCGGAAGGAACACAGTGGGCGCTATGAATGTCAGGGCCTGGACTTGGACACCATGATATCGCTGCTGAGTGAACCACAGGAACTACTGGTGAACT ATGTGTCTGACGTCCGAGTGAGTCCCGCAGCCCCTGAGAGAGAGGAAGGCGGCAGCCTCACCCTGACCTGTGAGGCAGAGAGTAGCCAGGACCTCGAGTTCCAGTGGCTGAGAGAAGAG ACAGGCCAGGTGCTGGAAAGGGGGCCTGTGCTTCAGTTGCATGACCTGAAACGGGAGGCAGGAGGCGGCTATCGCTGCGTGGCATCTGTGCCCAGCATACCCGGCCTGAACCGCACACAGCTGGTCAACGTGGCCATTTTTG GCCCCCCTTGGATGGCATTCAAGGAGAGGAAGGTGCGGGTGAAAGAGAATATGGTGTTGAATCTGTCTTGTGAAGCGTCAGGGCACCCCCGGCCCACCATCTCCTGGAACGTCAACGGCACG GCAAGTGAACAAGACCAAGATCCACAGCGAGTCCTGAGCACCCTGAATGTCCTCGTGACCCCGGAGCTGTTGGAGACAGGTGTTGAATGCACGGCCTCCAACGACCTGGGCAAAAACACTAGCGTCCTCTTCCTGGAGCTGG tCAATTTAACCACCCTCACACCAGACTCCAACACAACCACTGGCCTCAGCACTTCCACTGCCAGTCCTCATACCAGAGCCAACAGCACCTCCACAG AGAGAAAGCTGCCGGAGCCGGAGAGCCGGGGCGTGGTCATCGTGGCTGTGATTGTGTGCATCCTGGTCCTGGCGGTGCTGGGCGCTGTCCTCTATTTCCTCTATAAGAAGGGCAAGCTGCCGTGCAGGCGCTCAGGCAAGCAGGAGAT GGAGAGAAATACATCGATCTGA
- the MCAM gene encoding cell surface glycoprotein MUC18 isoform X2, with protein MGLPRLVCAFLLAACCCCPRVAGVPGEAEQPAPELVEVEVGSTALLKCGLSQSQGNLSHVDWFSVHKEKRTLIFRVRQGQGQSEPGEYEQRLSLQDRGATLALTQVTPQDERIFLCQGKRPRSQEYRIQLRVYKAPEEPNIQVNPLGIPVNSKEPEEVATCVGRNGYPIPQVIWYKNGRPLKEEKNRVHIQSSQTVESSGLYTLQSILKAQLVKEDKDAQFYCELNYRLPSGNHMKESREVTVPVFYPTEKVWLEVEPVGMLKEGDRVEIRCLADGNPPPHFSISKQNPSTREAEEETTNDNGVLVLEPARKEHSGRYECQGLDLDTMISLLSEPQELLVNYVSDVRVSPAAPEREEGGSLTLTCEAESSQDLEFQWLREETGQVLERGPVLQLHDLKREAGGGYRCVASVPSIPGLNRTQLVNVAIFGPPWMAFKERKVRVKENMVLNLSCEASGHPRPTISWNVNGTASEQDQDPQRVLSTLNVLVTPELLETGVECTASNDLGKNTSVLFLELERKLPEPESRGVVIVAVIVCILVLAVLGAVLYFLYKKGKLPCRRSGKQEITLPPSRKSEFVVEVKSDKLPEEMGLLQGSSGDKRAPGDQGEKYIDLRH; from the exons ATGgggcttcccaggctggtctgcgcCTTCTTGCTCGCCGCCTGCTGCTGCTGTCCTCGCGTCGCGG GTGTGCCCGGAGAGGCTGAGCAGCCTGCGCCTGAGCTGGTGGAGGTGGAAGTGGGCAGCACAGCCCTTCTGAAGTGCGGCCTCTCCCAGTCCCAAGGCAACCTCAGCCATGTCGACTGGTTTTCT GTCCACAAGGAGAAGCGGACGCTCATCTTCCGTGTgcgccagggccagggccagagcGAACCTGGGGAGTACGAGCAGCGGCTCAGCCTCCAGGACAGAGGGGCTACTCTGGCCCTGACTCAAGTCACCCCCCAAGACGAGCGCATCTTCTTGTGCCAGGGCAAGCGCCCTCGGTCCCAGGAGTACCGCATCCAGCTCCGCGTCTACA AAGCTCCGGAGGAGCCAAACATCCAGGTCAACCCCCTGGGCATCCCTGTGAACAGTAAGGAGCCTGAGGAG GTCGCTACCTGTGTAGGGAGGAACGGGTACCCCATTCCTCAAGTCATCTGGTACAAGAATGGCCGGCCTCTGAAGGAGGAGAAGAACC GGGTCCACATTCAGTCGTCCCAGACTGTGGAGTCGAGTGGTTTGTACACCTTGCAGAGTATTCTGAAGGCACAGCTGGTTAaagaagacaaagatgcccagTTTTACTGTGAGCTCAACTACCGGCTGCCCAGTGGGAACCACATGAAGGAGTCCAGGGAAGTCACCGTCCCTGTTTTCT ACCCGACAGAGAAAGTGTGGTTGGAAGTGGAGCCCGTGGGAATGCTGAAGGAAGGGGACCGCGTGGAAATCAGGTGTTTGGCTGATGGCAACCCTCCACCACACTTCAGCATCAGCAAGCAG AACCCCAgcaccagggaggcagaggaagagacaACCAACGACAACGGGGTCCTGGTGCTGGAGCCTGCCCGGAAGGAACACAGTGGGCGCTATGAATGTCAGGGCCTGGACTTGGACACCATGATATCGCTGCTGAGTGAACCACAGGAACTACTGGTGAACT ATGTGTCTGACGTCCGAGTGAGTCCCGCAGCCCCTGAGAGAGAGGAAGGCGGCAGCCTCACCCTGACCTGTGAGGCAGAGAGTAGCCAGGACCTCGAGTTCCAGTGGCTGAGAGAAGAG ACAGGCCAGGTGCTGGAAAGGGGGCCTGTGCTTCAGTTGCATGACCTGAAACGGGAGGCAGGAGGCGGCTATCGCTGCGTGGCATCTGTGCCCAGCATACCCGGCCTGAACCGCACACAGCTGGTCAACGTGGCCATTTTTG GCCCCCCTTGGATGGCATTCAAGGAGAGGAAGGTGCGGGTGAAAGAGAATATGGTGTTGAATCTGTCTTGTGAAGCGTCAGGGCACCCCCGGCCCACCATCTCCTGGAACGTCAACGGCACG GCAAGTGAACAAGACCAAGATCCACAGCGAGTCCTGAGCACCCTGAATGTCCTCGTGACCCCGGAGCTGTTGGAGACAGGTGTTGAATGCACGGCCTCCAACGACCTGGGCAAAAACACTAGCGTCCTCTTCCTGGAGCTGG AGAGAAAGCTGCCGGAGCCGGAGAGCCGGGGCGTGGTCATCGTGGCTGTGATTGTGTGCATCCTGGTCCTGGCGGTGCTGGGCGCTGTCCTCTATTTCCTCTATAAGAAGGGCAAGCTGCCGTGCAGGCGCTCAGGCAAGCAGGAGAT cacgCTGCCCCCGTCTCGTAAGAGCGAATTTGTAGTTGAAGTTAAGTCAGATAAGCTCCCAGAAGAGATGGGCCTCCTGCAGGGCAGCAGCGGTGACAAGAGGGCTCCGGGAGACCAG GGAGAGAAATACATCGATCTGAGGCATTAG